CAAAGCTTTTTAACAAGAGGTTTTGCCCCTTCCCTAATTTCTCACCCGACGTATTGAAGGGTTATAATTATTGAATATGGAGAAGGAAAAAAGTGAAGACTTAGCTAGTCTAAGGTAAACGGCAAACTTGTAGCTAGGGGTGAAATAGTAGTGGTAGAGGACAAATTCGGAGTAAAGATAACAGATATAGTGGAAAAAGAGGAGAGGGTAAAGAAAGCTCTTTAACACTTACCTGTTATATAATCTGCCACAGAAGACGCAGCTATTGATTTGGGTTTCACTACGGGTTTTAGTCCTTGAGCTAAAACAAAACCGATTGCTTCCTTCAAAATTATGGACGAGTTGTGCTGTGGGTTTGGATTTATATCAAGATGGACTTCAAAGGGCCTGTTGCCCACCACATCTATAAGTTCCAGGGCAGTATAGACAGCCCTGCTGACCTCTTCCATAAGCCTTTGTCTTAGTGACCGTATGCGCTTTACTCTTTCAGTCTTCCAGAAAACCTTTGCTCCCCTACAGGAGTCTATATGGACTACCACTACGGTGACAAAAACTGTGCTGTCGTTTACCTGACGAGAGTCGCATCCAACGTATACGGCGGTTCTTTCAGAGGTGCTTTTTATAAACTCCCTTACTTCTTCAAAGTTCTTTATCTGAGGCATTTATATTTCCCTTAAATTCCACCGCTTTTAAATAGGTAGGCTTGAAGAATATCCAATCTTTCATGTTCTGCGCACTTCTCCCATAGCACACCTCGCAAAGAAGCCCTCCATCCACAAGCTTAGAGTTATCGTCGCAACAATCGGACAGGTTCCAAAACTCGTAGTTATCATGAAAGATCAGCTTGCCACAGCCTAAGCATTGGTAAAGCTTACATCCTTTTGAGCTTAAAAGCTTTTCAAGCTCCTGATCTAAGGGAAGCTCCTCTAATTCAAAAACCGTCTTTAAAAACTCTTTCTGTTTTTGGTTAAGTTCTTCAACTTTCATCTAATATATATTTTATTCCCATGCTGGTGGATGAGTTTGATGTGGCTGTGATAGGTGGGGGTCATGCGGGTATAGAGGCTGCTTTGGCTTCTGCTCGTATGGGTGCAAGGACGGTCATGTTCGTACTAAACGCAGACACTATAGGCCAGATGTCCTGCAATCCAGCCATAGGAGGCGTGGCAAAGGGCATAGTGGTAAGAGAAATAGATGCGCTTGGTGGGGAGATGGGAAAGGCTATAGACCACACTGGTATACAGTTTAAGATGTTAAATACCAGAAAAGGGAAGGCGGTTTGGTCTCCCAGGGCGCAGGCGGACAAAAAAGCTTACAGGGAATACATGAAAAAGGTTTGCGAAAATCAAGAGAACTTACACATAAAGCAGGACGAAGTGGTGGACATTGTGGTAGAAGACGGAAAGGTGGTAGCTGTAAAGACAAGGCTTGGGCTTGAGTATAAGGTAAAGGCTGTGGTGGTCACCACGGGAACTTTCCTGAACGGTCTTATATACATAGGGGACAAGACCTTTCCCGCAGGCAGGGCTTGGGAACCAAACTCTACTGGGCTCTCTGAGTTTTATAGAAGACACGGTTTTCCTCTATTGAGGTTCAAAACGGGCACGCCCGCAAGGCTTGACAGAAGGACCATAGACTTTTCCAACCTTGAGATAGCACCGGGAGATGATCCGCCACCTAAATTTTCCTTCTGGACAGAGCCTGTGGGTACATACTGGTTTGAAAAGGGTAAAAAGCAAGCGGTTTGCTGGATAACCTACACCACTCCAAAAACTCACGAGATAATCAGAAAGAATTTGCATAGAACAGCCCTCTACGGCGGGCTCATCAAGGGTATTGGTCCAAGGTATTGTCCTTCCATAGAGGACAAGGTGGTAAAGTTTCCAGACAAAGACAGGCATCAGATATTCTTAGAACCAGAAGGTTGGGATACGATAGAGATTTATCCAAACGGTCTGTCTACTTCTTTGCCAGAAGAAGTTCAGTGGGAGATGTATAGATCCATACCTGGTTTGGAAAAAGTAGAGCTTATAAGACCTGCCTATGCTATAGAGTATGATATAGTTCCACCTACTGAGCTTTATCCCACGTTGGAAACAAAGAAGATTAGAGGGCTTTTTCATGCGGGCAACTTCAACGGCACCACCGGATACGAAGAAGCGGCAGGTCAGGGCATCTTGGGTGGGATAAACGCCTGCCTGAGAGCTTTTGGGAAAGAACCCATATACCTTAGAAGGGACGAAAGCTACATAGGGATTATGGTGGATGATTTGACCACAAAGGGTGTTATGGAGCCCTACAGACTTTTTACCTCAAGGTCTGAATACAGGCTTTACCTAAGGCAAGACAACGCCATCCTCAGGCTTGCCAGGTTGGGAAGGGAGCTGGGGCTTTTGTCTGAAAGCCAATACAAACTTGTTGTAG
The genomic region above belongs to Thermocrinis sp. and contains:
- a CDS encoding ribonuclease H-like YkuK family protein, with amino-acid sequence MPQIKNFEEVREFIKSTSERTAVYVGCDSRQVNDSTVFVTVVVVHIDSCRGAKVFWKTERVKRIRSLRQRLMEEVSRAVYTALELIDVVGNRPFEVHLDINPNPQHNSSIILKEAIGFVLAQGLKPVVKPKSIAASSVADYITGKC
- the mnmG gene encoding tRNA uridine-5-carboxymethylaminomethyl(34) synthesis enzyme MnmG, whose amino-acid sequence is MLVDEFDVAVIGGGHAGIEAALASARMGARTVMFVLNADTIGQMSCNPAIGGVAKGIVVREIDALGGEMGKAIDHTGIQFKMLNTRKGKAVWSPRAQADKKAYREYMKKVCENQENLHIKQDEVVDIVVEDGKVVAVKTRLGLEYKVKAVVVTTGTFLNGLIYIGDKTFPAGRAWEPNSTGLSEFYRRHGFPLLRFKTGTPARLDRRTIDFSNLEIAPGDDPPPKFSFWTEPVGTYWFEKGKKQAVCWITYTTPKTHEIIRKNLHRTALYGGLIKGIGPRYCPSIEDKVVKFPDKDRHQIFLEPEGWDTIEIYPNGLSTSLPEEVQWEMYRSIPGLEKVELIRPAYAIEYDIVPPTELYPTLETKKIRGLFHAGNFNGTTGYEEAAGQGILGGINACLRAFGKEPIYLRRDESYIGIMVDDLTTKGVMEPYRLFTSRSEYRLYLRQDNAILRLARLGRELGLLSESQYKLVVELEREIRSWLEFYEQHRVSVAIGSDLRPYSLSQLLTSEYSIYDLKNFGVEIPDHPYVAEEVEIELKYKPYLERERKLNEKLKKLEDTSIPKDIDYDSIPGLTNEAKEKLKKFRPLTVGQASRIDGITPAAITALLAYLGKLD